The Lactuca sativa cultivar Salinas chromosome 2, Lsat_Salinas_v11, whole genome shotgun sequence genome includes a window with the following:
- the LOC111899797 gene encoding probable glutamate carboxypeptidase AMP1, whose amino-acid sequence MAQSLYTSLPKSTTIFTSSTSPSCTLIFILTLCIISLYTLHYHNQQTPPPSPSTTARHPPLISTFLNSASNYTISNYLRHLTLHPHLAGTSPSSAAADYVKTNFESLHLQTHVTNYSVLLSYHLHSSLTAHFSNSSTAVPLPLTEPGLGSDSGVVKPYHAYSPSGSAYGKAVYVHHGREEDYRALASAGVDVKGCVAVAKRGGGMSRNAVVVKAAEKGVVAVVMYTENNDRARTYYGGGVERGTVLDGVGDPLTPGWGARINGDVERLGMEDDEVLKRFPTVASMPISGETAELILGSLEGARVPHWWRDGDLFGNFNRVGPGPTFLNFTYQGENKVATIQNVFAVIKGSEEADRFVVLGNHRDAWTYGAVDPNSGTAALIDIARRYSLMMRLGWNPQRTIVLCSWDAEEFGMIGSTEWVEQNLVNLGSKAVAYINVDCAVQGPGFFAAATPQLDDILVEVTKKVTDPDSLDSTLFEKWRTSTDGPLIQRLSDVFSDFAPFLHHAGVPSIDLYYGKDFPVYHTAFDSYEWMVKYGDPFFHRHVAVAGVWGLLGIHLADDPILPFNYLSYATQLQNYTHSLSKLLEGDVSLHPITSAIQELEDAAKQVEEEMKKLREEESEGHVIVLRRRMLNDRLMLAERGFLDTEGIRGRQWFKHLVYGPASEGKLGFFPGVADAMYGSSTSRGEKKEAKKKQEIIQHEIWRVARAIQRAASALKAELT is encoded by the exons ATGGCTCAGTCTCTTTACACTAGTCTTCCAAAATCAACCACCATTTTCACCTCTTCAACCTCCCCTTCATGCACCCTCATCTTCATCCTCACCCTCTGCATTATCTCTCTCTACACACTCCATTACCACAACCAGCAAACACCTCCTCCGTCACCATCCACCACAGCCCGACATCCACCACTTATCTCCACTTTCCTTAACTCTGCCTCTAATTACACCATATCTAACTATCTCCGCCACCTTACCCTCCACCCCCATCTCGCTGGTACCTCACCCTCATCCGCCGCCGCCGATTACGTCAAGACCAACTTCGAATCCCTCCATCTCCAAACCCACGTCACCAACTATTCCGTACTGTTATCGTACCATCTCCATTCATCACTCACTGCCCACTTCAGCAACAGCAGTACCGCCGTCCCACTTCCCTTGACCGAACCGGGGTTAGGTTCTGACTCCGGGGTCGTCAAACCGTACCATGCTTATTCACCATCCGGATCGGCGTACGGGAAGGCGGTGTACGTTCACCATGGGAGGGAGGAGGACTATCGCGCACTGGCGTCGGCTGGCGTGGACGTTAAGGGTTGTGTAGCTGTTGCGAAGAGAGGCGGTGGGATGTCAAGGAATGCGGTTGTGGTGAAGGCGGCGGAGAAAGGCGTGGTGGCGGTGGTTATGTATACCGAAAATAACGATCGAGCAAGAACGTATTACGGAGGTGGGGTGGAGAGAGGAACAGTGTTGGATGGTGTCGGCGACCCACTGACGCCTGGATGGGGTGCAAGGATTAATGGAGACGTAGAGAGGTTAGGGATGGAGGATGATGAGGTTTTGAAGAGGTTTCCGACGGTGGCTTCAATGCCGATCTCGGGTGAGACGGCGGAGTTGATTTTGGGGTCACTGGAGGGGGCCAGGGTGCCCCATTGGTGGAGGGATGGTGACCTTTTCGGGAATTTTAACAGGGTTGGCCCTGGACCAACTTTCTTGAATTTCACATACCAG GGGGAGAATAAGGTGGCAACAATTCAAAATGTATTTGCTGTGATAAAGGGATCAGAAGAGGCTGACCGGTTTGTGGTTCTGGGCAACCACAGGGATGCATGGACATATGGAGCGGTTGACCCAAATAGTGGCACTGCTGCCCTTATTGACATTGCCAGACGATATTCTCTAATGATGCGTTTGGGGTGGAACCCTCAAAGGACAATCGTTCTTTGTAGTTGGGATGCAGAAGAATTTGGGATG ATTGGATCTACTGAATGGGTTGAGCAAAATCTTGTAAATTTGGGGTCAAAGGCGGTGGCATATATCAATGTGGATTGTGCAGTTCAAGGGCCTGGATTTTTCGCTGCTGCAACACCTCAGCTAGATGATATCCTTGTAGAGGTCACTAAGAAG gTTACGGATCCAGATTCATTGGATTCAACGCTCTTTGAGAAATGGAGAACAAGTACTGATGGCCCCTTG ATCCAGAGACTAAGTGACGTATTTTCTGACTTTGCTCCGTTTTTACACCATGCGGGGGTTCCTTCTATTGATTTGTACTATGGCAAAG ATTTCCCGGTTTACCACACTGCTTTTGACTCGTATGAGTGGATGGTTAAGTATGGAGATCCCTTTTTTCACCGCCATGTGGCTG TTGCTGGGGTTTGGGGGTTGCTTGGAATTCACTTGGCAGATGATCCTATCCTGCCTTTCAACTATCTCTCATATGCCACTCAGTTGCAG AACTACACACATTCATTAAGCAAATTGTTGGAAGGGGATGTCTCTTTGCATCCAATCACATCTGCCATTCAAGAACTAGAGGATGCAGCTAAACAAGTAGAAGAGGAGATgaag AAATTGAGGGAGGAAGAAAGTGAAGGTCATGTGATAGTTTTGAGGAGGCGCATGTTGAATGATCGTTTGATGTTGGCTGAAAGAGGCTTTTTGGATACAGAGGGGATTCGGGGAAGGCAATGGTTCAAGCATCTC GTATATGGACCTGCTAGTGAGGGTAAGCTGGGATTCTTTCCAGGAGTTGCAGATGCAATGTATGGGTCAAGTACAAGTAGAGGAGAGAAAAAGGAAGCAAAAAAGAAGCAGGAAATCATCCAACATGAAATCTGGAGGGTTGCTAGGGCCATTCAAAGAGCTGCAAGTGCTTTGAAAGCTGAACTAACCTGA